The Magnetococcales bacterium sequence TCAGCTTGCGGTTTGGATAGCGCAGACGGATCAGGGCATAATAGTTCAGCATGCGCCAGACCATGGTTTCTGGCGTACTTTGCAGTTCCAGATGGAAAATGGAGCCGTCCTCCAGGAGGAAGACCAGATCCGGGCAGCGTTTCTGGGTGGAGGGGAATTCCACTGGCAGCATGCGGATGGCTCTCTTGCCGGTCAGACGCAGCAGGATTTGCTGCGGAGAGTCTCGGAACACATCTTTGATGGTTGTGTCGTAGCGCATGGGGTGTGTCTGGGTGTCAGGTGACTCTGCCGGTTTGTATGGAAAAAGGGGGGGGGCAGTGCGATTGTGCCTTTGGGTACTGTACCTGTTCAGTCTACCAGAAGATGGCGCTGGTGTCATTCATTTTGAATCTGATGCGGAATTGTTCGCCAAAGTTTGAGTCGAACCGGGAATAGCTGCACATGCAGGAGGCCTGGACCGAAGATGCTGGCAAACTGTTTGTATGTTTGGCCGGGGAAAAGGCGGTCATGGAAAAGGTCGAAGCGTAGCCTGGATTGCCTGTACTGTGCGCTCCAGGGCACCGGCATGGGTCATGACCACATTTTTGGCGCGTTGCCCGGTTTCTTGACACAGGGATGGATTTTGCAGCAAGTGCAGGACAATCTTTTCCAAGGCAACCGCATCCTGGACCTGAAAGCCGGCCCTGGCCTCCAGGATTTGCCGAGCAGCATCCCGGAAATTGAAAACATGAGGCCCGAAAATGGGGGGTATGCCCCAGGCGGCGGGTTCCAGAAAATTTTGTCCCCCATGCGGTATCAGACTGCCCCCGACAAAAACAATCTGCGCCAATCCATATAAACGGGTCAACCAGCCAATTTCATCCACCAGAAGGACCGGTTCGGTCCAGTTGCCCCGGGTCTGACTGAAGAGACGAAAAGAAAATCCTTTCTGGGTGAGGGTGTTGTCGAGCAGGGAGGCTCTTTCTGGATGGCGAGGGACAAGGATCAGACGCAGGTCGGCAATATGTTGGCGCACTGCGTAAAAGGTGTCCAGAATGAGGGTCTCTTCGCCGGGGTGGGTACTGGCCGCCAACCAGATGGGGGGGGGCGTTGGTCCGGTCCGTTGCTGCAAGGCAACCATTTCTGTTTGAGTTGGCAGGCGCATGGCCTGGTCGTATTTCAGGTTGCCGGTGACAAGCAAGTGGGGCCGGGCAGGTTGATGGTCGCATGATACTGTCTGGGGAGAAGACAAGGAAGGATGGATCTGTCGCATCCGATCGGCATCCTGGGGAGACTGCATGCAAAACAGATGAACCGGTTGCAGGAAACGCCCCATGGCCCAGGCCATGCGGCGATAACGGGCAAAAGATCTGGGGGAAAGCCGGCCATTGACCAGAATGATGGGGATGGCGGATTTCTCCAGGGCATGGAACAGGTTGGGCCACAATTCGGTCTCCATGATGATGACAAACCGGGGACGAATACAGGGCACCACACGCTCGATGATTCCCGGCAAATCCAGGGGGAGATAGATCAAATGATCGACGCAGGTCAGACGGTCACGAACCACCTGTTGTCCGGTTTTGGTGACCGTGGAAACGACAACGCGTAACCCGGGAAAGCAGCGATGCAACGCCTCGATCAATCCCTGGGCCGCGAGCGCCTCCCCCACGGAAACCGCATGTACCCAGAAACAGGCGTTCTGCTCCAAATCCTGACAGATACTCTTGGGGATGTGACCCAAACGTTGGGCAAGGGTTCCCTGGTATCTGGACCTGGCCCCCACCCGCAGGGCCATGAAAGGCAGAGAGACAAGGCCGAGCAGAGAAAAAAGCCCGGTATAAAGTCCATACAGATACTTGTCCGGCAGGCGCACGTTGGTTGATTTCCTGGCAGGGTTTCAAGCGGTATGTTGACAATACCACAGCACCGTCTCTTCCAGTCCCCGATCAAATTCAATCCGGGGTTGCCAACCCAATTCGTTTTTGATTTTATGGGCATTCAAGGCATAACGCCAATCGTGACCGGGTCGGTCTGTGATGAACGTGATCAACCGGGCATGGGGTGCCCCAGCCGGCTTGACGTGGTCCATGATGGAACAAATTTTTTTGACCAGGTCCAGATTTTTCCATTCATTATCGGAGCCAATATTGTAAACGCTGCCCGGCCTGGCCCGTTGCAGGATCACCTCGATGGCAGAACAGTGGTCCATGACGTGCAGCCAGTCCCGAATGTTGCCGCCGACACCATAGACCGGAATGGCCTGCCCATGCAGGCAAGCCCGAATGACGGTGGGGAGCAACTTTTCCGGATGTTGACGGGGACCGTAATTGTTGGAACAGTTGGTCTGGGTCGTCGGGACGCCATAGGTGTGAAAATAGGCCCGCACCAGATGATCGGCCCCGGCTTTGCATGCGGAATAGGGCGAGTTGGGACGATAGGGCGTGGCCTCGTGGAAAGGTTCATCGTCGGTTTGCAGGGCACCGTATACTTCGTCCGTTGACACATGATGGAAACGGACCTGACCCTGGGCACCGCGTGCAGTTTCCGCCCAATATTGACGGGCCGCTTCCAGCAGGGTCCAGGTTCCGACCAGATTGGTGTGAATGAAGGCATCCGGACCGGAGATGGAACGATCCACATGACTCTCGGCGGCAAAATGAACCACGGTGTCAATGGTGTGTTCCCGAAAAATACGTTCGACGCCAGAACGGTCGGCGATGTCGCCCTGGATAAATACGTATCGGTCCGGGGCAGGTAGTCCCGTCAGATTATCAAGTGACCCTGCATAGGTCAGAAGATCCAGATTGACCACGCGAACATCTGGATCCTGTGTCAAAATGTGGTGGATGAAGTTGGCTCCGATGAAACCGGCACCACCGGTGACCAACATGTTGGATGGTTTGTGATCAGCCATGATAAGGTCTCATTCGGATTGCCGTAAATGGTTGCTGGAGATGAATTAAAATGATTGCTGGGATTGACCTGGGTCAAGGTGATTTATGAAATTTTCGCAGTATTGAGCGTGCGGGTGCAATTGGGAACCAAGAAGAGGAAGTCAATGTTGGAACAAAATTTGCTAGAAAGGCGAAGTGCCCTCCCTGAATAAATATCTTTCAAGGCGACAGGGACCGTTGCCGATCAGGTATTGCGTAAAGAATCGACTTTACAGGAAAAAGGTGGCATAATGCACCCCTTGAGCTGCATGGCAGGACAGTAGCATCGTTGAAAGAAAAGGGGAAGAAAAGAATCCTGGCAAATAATTTTTATTTATCCGAGAAATGGGGTAACCTGTTCCGTGAGGTTGAAATAGAATCCTGGTATGACGGCTTGGTGTGGTTGATTTCCGTGAAAATTTGTGTTTCTGGCCTTTCAGGTGCATACTGCGAGTGGAATGATTCATCCTTTCCATACCTGGAATTTTAGACCGGAGTGGGAGAAATCCAGTTATGAAGAATTTGCAGGTCATTAGCGGCATGGTTCTGTGTTCTGTGTTGGTCGTTGGATGTCAGAACATGCCCGTGCCCGACGACAAACAGGGCGCTGGTTCGCTGCTGCAAAAAAGCCATCAAGACCTTTCCGCAAGGGATCAGGTGCTGCGCAGCGGCGAGCGGGAAACATTTCAGGATTTGCGGCATCTTTATGCGGGGGTGCCGGCTCGGGACACGCATGAAACTTTGCTGAAAGCGTCGGAGTCCCTGGCGCAGCGACAGCAGGAGATACACCGGGATATGCCGAAAAAGGTTTCGGTGGCAGCAGAGCCGCAACCTGTGTTGCCAGAGTATAATCCCCTTGACGATGTGATGGTCTCCCTGGAAATGGACAAGGAAGATGTGCGACACATTTTCCAGGCCCTGGCCAAGATGACCAACATGAACCTGCTGATCAACCCGGATGTGGTTGAAAATCCACCCATCGTCAGCGTCAGTTTCCACAATGTGGAAGCTTCGACCGTCTTTCGTGAGGTTCTCGACCTGGCGGATCTTTACGGGCGGATCGAGGACAACGTTTTGCGAGTCGATCCCTTCCAGGAAGTGACCTTCAATGTGGACTTCCTTGAGACCGACAACAAGTCGAACTTCTCTGCCGGTGGCGATGTCATGGGCAGCGCCGGAGGCGGGGGTGCGACGGGAAAAGGAATCACCGGGAGCTTTGCCATGTCGGGTGCTTCAGGTGACTCCAACCCCTACACGCAACTGGAAAACATACTGAAATCGTCCATCGGAGGTGCCGGTACCTACAATCTGAACCGGATGTCCGGCCTCCTGCACGTCAGGGCCAGACCCTCGGCCGTGCGACGCTCAGCCAAACTTCTGGAAGATTTCAAGGAGATTGTTGGTCGGCAGATCCTCATCGAGGCGCGTATCATGGAAGTGCGCCTGAACGATCAGCATCAAACGGGTGTGGACTGGGCGGCCTTGCGTAATGGTGTCCTGATCAGTCAAGGAATTGGCCAAAGCATAACGCCTTCCACAACCGGGGCACCCCAAGTCTCGTTGTCTCCCCTGACCGGTCTGACGACCAATGCCTCGGCAGCGGTTGCCGGTGCGTCGGGTATGGCCATGACCATCGGCAGAAATGTCGGGAAAACCACCCTGTTGGCCGCATTCAACATGTTGAAGCAGTATGGTGATGTGCAAACCATCTCCAATCCCTCCATCCGCGCCAGACATGGACAGCCTT is a genomic window containing:
- a CDS encoding flagellar biosynthesis/type III secretory pathway protein, which codes for MRYDTTIKDVFRDSPQQILLRLTGKRAIRMLPVEFPSTQKRCPDLVFLLEDGSIFHLELQSTPETMVWRMLNYYALIRLRYPNRKL
- a CDS encoding 3-deoxy-D-manno-octulosonic acid transferase — its product is MRLPDKYLYGLYTGLFSLLGLVSLPFMALRVGARSRYQGTLAQRLGHIPKSICQDLEQNACFWVHAVSVGEALAAQGLIEALHRCFPGLRVVVSTVTKTGQQVVRDRLTCVDHLIYLPLDLPGIIERVVPCIRPRFVIIMETELWPNLFHALEKSAIPIILVNGRLSPRSFARYRRMAWAMGRFLQPVHLFCMQSPQDADRMRQIHPSLSSPQTVSCDHQPARPHLLVTGNLKYDQAMRLPTQTEMVALQQRTGPTPPPIWLAASTHPGEETLILDTFYAVRQHIADLRLILVPRHPERASLLDNTLTQKGFSFRLFSQTRGNWTEPVLLVDEIGWLTRLYGLAQIVFVGGSLIPHGGQNFLEPAAWGIPPIFGPHVFNFRDAARQILEARAGFQVQDAVALEKIVLHLLQNPSLCQETGQRAKNVVMTHAGALERTVQAIQATLRPFP
- the rfbB gene encoding dTDP-glucose 4,6-dehydratase; its protein translation is MADHKPSNMLVTGGAGFIGANFIHHILTQDPDVRVVNLDLLTYAGSLDNLTGLPAPDRYVFIQGDIADRSGVERIFREHTIDTVVHFAAESHVDRSISGPDAFIHTNLVGTWTLLEAARQYWAETARGAQGQVRFHHVSTDEVYGALQTDDEPFHEATPYRPNSPYSACKAGADHLVRAYFHTYGVPTTQTNCSNNYGPRQHPEKLLPTVIRACLHGQAIPVYGVGGNIRDWLHVMDHCSAIEVILQRARPGSVYNIGSDNEWKNLDLVKKICSIMDHVKPAGAPHARLITFITDRPGHDWRYALNAHKIKNELGWQPRIEFDRGLEETVLWYCQHTA
- the mshL gene encoding pilus (MSHA type) biogenesis protein MshL, whose protein sequence is MPVPDDKQGAGSLLQKSHQDLSARDQVLRSGERETFQDLRHLYAGVPARDTHETLLKASESLAQRQQEIHRDMPKKVSVAAEPQPVLPEYNPLDDVMVSLEMDKEDVRHIFQALAKMTNMNLLINPDVVENPPIVSVSFHNVEASTVFREVLDLADLYGRIEDNVLRVDPFQEVTFNVDFLETDNKSNFSAGGDVMGSAGGGGATGKGITGSFAMSGASGDSNPYTQLENILKSSIGGAGTYNLNRMSGLLHVRARPSAVRRSAKLLEDFKEIVGRQILIEARIMEVRLNDQHQTGVDWAALRNGVLISQGIGQSITPSTTGAPQVSLSPLTGLTTNASAAVAGASGMAMTIGRNVGKTTLLAAFNMLKQYGDVQTISNPSIRARHGQPSMISVGQSQAFVKQTKTTPSTTTGAITTAGTVDVQPDSVFQGLILGIVPFINAQGKITLSIHPVKSDVDLSNVVRAMDTEITLPKVDLKEMSTTLQIESDDTVILGGLINKSRSSVRTGVPVLSEVPLFGRLFTSNSDSDVVSELVIMLRVNVL